GACGGCGGACGCCGATATAGCTGAACGCGATTTTCAACGCCCCCAATATATTTAGGAGGTAGTCTATAATGACACAGGAAATTCAGGAAAGATTTTCAGATTTTAATTTAAACCCCGCATTGCTCAAAGCGATAGAGCGCAAGGGTTTTGAGCATCCGATGCCCGTCCAGACGGCGGTGCTTGAGGATGAAAGCGTAATGGACAATGACGTCATCGTCCAGGCAAAGACCGGCTCGGGCAAAACGCTCGCCTTTGCGCTGCCGCTTCTGAACCAGATCGACGCGAGAGAGAAGATGCCGCAGATAATCGTCCTCTCACCGACGCGCGAGCTGGCCCAGCAGACGGCCCGCGAATTCGCCTGGCTCGGCGCCGACCTCGGCGTGCGCGTGGCGACGCTCGTCGGCGGCCTTGACATGGAGCGCCAGATACGCGCGCTGCGCGACGGCGCCTCCGTGGTAGTGGGCACGCCGGGACGTATTCTCGACCACCTGCGCCGCGGCACCCTCAAGACTGAGGATATCAAGAGCGTCGTCCTCGATGAGGGCGACCACATGCTTGACATGGGATTCCACGACGAGATGGAGGCTATTCTCGAGGCGATGGTCCATGTGGAGCGCACCTGGCTCTTCTCCGCCACGATGCCGCCCGAGGTGCTCTCGCTCACTAAGCAGTATCTTAACGCGCCGAAGAAGATCTCGCTCGTATCAGACATCACCTCGCACAGCGAGATCACGCAGAAGGCCTATATAATCCCCTCGCGCAGACGCTTTGAGGGGCTCACGAACGTGCTTATCTGGGAGAACCCCAGCAAGTCGCTGATCTTCTGCGGCACCCGCGCGGAGACGCAGGACATCGCGGACAAGCTCTGCGATATCGGCTTCCGCGCCACCGCGATACACGGAGACATGAGCCAGCGCGAGCGCAACAACGCCCTTTCGGCGCTGCGCGGCGGATGCGTATCGATACTCGTAGCGACAGACGTCGCGGCTCGCGGTCTCGATATCGACGCGGTCAGCCATGTTTTCCAGTACGGACTGCCGCAGAATCTCGAAGCCTTCGTGCACCGCAGCGGCCGTACGGGGCGCGCGGGTCACGAGGGCAGCAACCTCATCCTCCTCACGGCGCGCGAGGCGCGTCAGTTCAAGGGGATGATAATGCACTCGGGATCGAAGCTCAAACTTGAATGGATCCCCGCTCCCGACGCCTCGGAGATCGAAGGGCAGGCGCGTATCCGTTTTGAGAACAATATCCTTGAGCACGCCCTCGAATCGAATGAATTCGAGTCATGGGCGATGGAGCTGCTGAAGCGCGAAGAGGCCCCCACGCTCGTCTCGGGACTGCTCGCGAAGGCCTACGGCGACCAGCCCTCCGGCTATTCGATACGCGACGACGTCCAGTTTGAGATGGATCGCGAGAAGGGCCGCCGGGACTCCGGCGCGCCGCGCGGTGAAAAAGCTCCCGGACGCAAGGAGCGTTTCCAGCGCCCGGATATGACGGGTGGCGTCGCCGTACAGTTCGCCCAGGGACGCGACGACGGCTGGGAGGTTGGA
This portion of the Cloacibacillus sp. genome encodes:
- a CDS encoding DEAD/DEAH box helicase — translated: MTQEIQERFSDFNLNPALLKAIERKGFEHPMPVQTAVLEDESVMDNDVIVQAKTGSGKTLAFALPLLNQIDAREKMPQIIVLSPTRELAQQTAREFAWLGADLGVRVATLVGGLDMERQIRALRDGASVVVGTPGRILDHLRRGTLKTEDIKSVVLDEGDHMLDMGFHDEMEAILEAMVHVERTWLFSATMPPEVLSLTKQYLNAPKKISLVSDITSHSEITQKAYIIPSRRRFEGLTNVLIWENPSKSLIFCGTRAETQDIADKLCDIGFRATAIHGDMSQRERNNALSALRGGCVSILVATDVAARGLDIDAVSHVFQYGLPQNLEAFVHRSGRTGRAGHEGSNLILLTAREARQFKGMIMHSGSKLKLEWIPAPDASEIEGQARIRFENNILEHALESNEFESWAMELLKREEAPTLVSGLLAKAYGDQPSGYSIRDDVQFEMDREKGRRDSGAPRGEKAPGRKERFQRPDMTGGVAVQFAQGRDDGWEVGPLLGALCRNIGIGREDVGNIKLRDTSATVELSPRGAALLDARKERLEKDGLTVSSVKPSTGGERRGSYRSDSKPPRRDGGFRRDRERDGDRAGRRRFSK